The proteins below come from a single Bryobacter aggregatus MPL3 genomic window:
- a CDS encoding HpcH/HpaI aldolase family protein yields MTRSLSLLLVLGSIALAPAQQPGRIFNTVKSKLAAGKQVVGGTVQIPDPDTYCAMAHSGYDFLWIEMQHSPMTYQDVAHMIMACKGAPAMPFIRVPDATEGDIQKAMDIGAVGIIIPMVEDVEKVKNAIKFANYPPIGKRSQGGGQYGALWGDDYRAIANQNLMIVAMIESPAGVKIATEIASIPGVDVVFVASSDLSSFSGLKQGDAKYEAMVDTIREATLKAGKKVAGPLAWKSTRKGYAFYQGPSETSLIKTGAKLSLGDSPLSESKRGVAQMEGSEKH; encoded by the coding sequence ATGACACGCTCCCTCAGCCTTCTCCTCGTACTTGGAAGCATCGCTCTTGCCCCCGCCCAGCAGCCTGGCCGCATCTTCAACACCGTAAAGTCGAAGCTCGCCGCCGGGAAACAAGTGGTCGGTGGCACCGTCCAGATTCCCGATCCCGATACCTATTGCGCGATGGCGCACTCCGGGTACGACTTCCTTTGGATTGAAATGCAGCACAGCCCCATGACCTATCAGGATGTCGCCCACATGATCATGGCCTGCAAGGGAGCGCCGGCCATGCCGTTCATCCGCGTCCCCGACGCGACCGAAGGCGATATCCAGAAGGCGATGGACATTGGCGCAGTGGGCATCATCATTCCGATGGTAGAAGACGTGGAGAAGGTCAAAAATGCCATCAAGTTTGCCAACTATCCGCCAATCGGCAAGCGTAGCCAGGGCGGCGGACAGTATGGCGCACTGTGGGGCGACGACTATCGCGCCATCGCCAATCAAAATCTTATGATCGTCGCGATGATTGAATCGCCCGCCGGCGTCAAAATCGCGACAGAGATCGCCTCGATTCCAGGCGTCGATGTTGTCTTTGTGGCCAGCTCCGATCTCAGCAGTTTCTCTGGCCTCAAACAGGGGGATGCAAAGTACGAAGCAATGGTGGACACCATTCGCGAGGCCACGCTGAAGGCGGGCAAGAAGGTTGCTGGTCCGCTCGCCTGGAAGTCCACCCGCAAGGGATACGCGTTCTATCAGGGACCAAGCGAAACCTCCTTGATCAAGACCGGCGCCAAGCTGAGTCTTGGTGATTCTCCCTTGAGCGAGTCCAAGCGGGGCGTCGCCCAGATGGAAGGCTCTGAGAAGCATTAA
- a CDS encoding Gfo/Idh/MocA family protein, translating into MNRRLFLASTGAALAAPNDRINMGFIGLGGMGTSRLNGFLKHPDVNVVAVCDLDTLRLEKAAAVVRTARGSAPDTVKEFRRLLDRKDIDAVCIATPDHWHALPTVQACQAGKDVFVEKPLSFSIGEGRAMVKAARKYNRVTQMGNHIHNDLPNYRRVVELVRSGLIGKVEHVNIWRTSETKGLGTPPDSQAPATLDYETWLGPAPKRPYNPNRSHFNYRYFWDYSGGMFIDFWCHITDVAYWALDLQAPKSVVATGRRELTDDNGETPNHMDLIYEYPGLNLTWSLSPFAPAGFENRGIGCVFQGSAGSLFVDYGSHELYVKGKQVTDFKRPEPSIPDSPGHLREFLDSTKSRKLTTCDVDYGHRLTKAGLLGNIAYRTGRRIVWDDANETIVGDSKANQMVTRHYRKPWKLS; encoded by the coding sequence GTGAATCGACGTCTCTTTTTAGCTTCCACCGGCGCTGCGCTCGCCGCTCCCAACGATCGAATCAACATGGGTTTCATCGGACTCGGGGGGATGGGCACCAGCCGTCTGAATGGCTTTCTCAAGCATCCTGATGTGAACGTGGTCGCTGTTTGCGATCTCGATACGCTTCGCCTTGAAAAGGCCGCTGCTGTGGTCCGGACGGCGCGTGGCTCGGCTCCCGACACCGTGAAGGAGTTCCGGCGGCTCCTGGACCGCAAAGATATTGATGCTGTCTGTATTGCCACTCCCGATCATTGGCATGCCCTCCCCACCGTGCAGGCGTGCCAGGCCGGGAAAGATGTGTTTGTGGAGAAGCCACTCAGTTTCTCGATTGGCGAGGGCCGCGCCATGGTGAAGGCTGCGCGCAAATACAATCGCGTCACCCAGATGGGCAATCACATCCACAATGACCTGCCGAACTATCGCCGTGTCGTGGAACTGGTGCGTTCCGGGTTGATCGGCAAAGTTGAGCATGTGAACATCTGGAGAACATCCGAGACTAAGGGTCTTGGAACTCCTCCTGACTCGCAAGCTCCTGCGACCTTAGACTATGAGACCTGGCTCGGCCCCGCGCCCAAGCGTCCTTATAATCCAAACCGTTCCCATTTCAACTATCGCTACTTCTGGGATTATTCTGGCGGCATGTTTATCGACTTCTGGTGCCACATCACCGACGTTGCTTATTGGGCGCTGGATCTCCAGGCTCCCAAGAGCGTAGTGGCCACGGGACGCCGCGAACTCACCGATGACAATGGCGAAACGCCCAACCACATGGACCTGATCTATGAGTATCCGGGGCTCAATCTCACCTGGTCGCTCAGTCCTTTCGCGCCTGCGGGCTTTGAGAACCGCGGAATTGGTTGTGTGTTCCAAGGCAGCGCCGGCAGTCTCTTTGTCGATTACGGCTCGCATGAACTGTATGTCAAAGGGAAGCAGGTGACAGACTTCAAGCGTCCGGAGCCGAGCATTCCCGATTCTCCCGGGCACTTGCGCGAGTTTCTCGATTCGACGAAATCCCGCAAGCTGACCACCTGCGATGTTGATTACGGACATCGATTGACCAAGGCTGGCCTGCTGGGAAATATCGCCTACCGGACAGGCCGCCGCATTGTCTGGGATGATGCGAACGAAACAATTGTCGGCGACTCCAAAGCGAACCAGATGGTGACGCGGCATTACCGCAAACCCTGGAAGCTCAGCTAG
- a CDS encoding TonB-dependent receptor: MRTFARLLLMVLAMMSVALAQNNGRFTGTVVDVSGGLIPGATVKVRNEKNGAERSATTNEKGLFFITNLSSSSYIVTASSPGMAETVYKDVNLTLDQERTLNIVMKPVSVSTEVTVSGGELAVIDTSSATVGANVNAREVAEMPINGRQISQLYLLAPGAQTAGGGTYDNIRFSGRANQQNAVRFDGVEASSIVDASPGNLNGQTSSSFRLQASLETVQEFRVESSNYPAEYGTGTGGQISIITKSGGNQLHGSVFEYLRNDALDARNFFDGTDKSPLRLNQFGASLGGAILKDKLFAFGHYEGLRQRAGFPLVGQTPSLAVRNLPVCGASVTGRCVDAAIKPLFGAFPIGNRGPTSNPDFDLAQLDGRAVVNENSGSLRLDYRQSDKNSFYVRWFRDDGTSTSPFDVSGSAFEQKAVAQNGVLQWQRIISPNLINEAKIGYNGPKTRTNGVAPTVPGVDLSGVTLNITGATVLVGIGGQGASAGVSIPSGQVRANSSTNGRGQPYTNYSLSYVDSLSWIKGSHNIKMGGEFRQVRMYTDRLGGVSYAFSNLNAFLANTPTISINGDLSAPSPFNNGATGNRLAKTEMFSTYIQDEYKMRPNLTINYGLRYEYYTPMREDRNLVVLYNIVTGKLDAPGSRPFYETSKLGFGPRLGISWSPTALQGKTVFRVGGGYYYGPGQGEDLIQPIESDRVSTTASGKYPIDALSVIKNFNVNTATGIGVRAYAPGYRIPEKVLSYTASMQHALPGGVILQLAYVGSQGRNLFLRSIANKVTGFTMNPTTGVASAVRQFGSQFGEIDYKTTGGTDHYDSLQTSVNRRYSHGFTLGAQWTYGHSIGNTGGSNEANTASNNYSFAADRGNNAFDVRHSMNISAMYELPFGKGRRYASSLGRTADLIAGGWQLGGIVNARTGLPLDIRITRPDIVYRDTRNNTIVNSPIVLGDGTIATVPVINVPGGGNSRDVRFPDVVAGVNPFLTGGDKRMMINPAAFTTPAPGTFGNLGRGALHGPGLSQFDLTLHKKFTITERINTEFRFEAYNLFNRANFANPVVRLNNVLGTGTNQLQPGQAYNATTGGSFGSALQTVESAVGLGAQRQIQLSLRLSF; encoded by the coding sequence GTGCGCACGTTTGCGAGATTGCTGTTGATGGTGCTAGCCATGATGAGTGTGGCCCTGGCACAGAATAATGGTCGCTTTACTGGAACGGTGGTCGACGTTTCCGGAGGCTTGATTCCGGGTGCGACGGTGAAGGTTCGGAATGAGAAAAACGGAGCCGAGCGGAGCGCCACCACGAATGAAAAAGGGCTCTTTTTTATTACTAATTTGAGCTCATCCAGTTATATTGTGACTGCGAGCAGTCCCGGCATGGCCGAAACCGTCTATAAAGACGTCAACCTCACCCTCGACCAGGAACGCACGCTGAATATTGTCATGAAGCCGGTCTCGGTTTCGACGGAAGTCACTGTTTCCGGTGGGGAACTGGCCGTGATCGACACGAGTTCCGCGACGGTCGGCGCGAATGTCAACGCACGTGAAGTGGCTGAGATGCCAATCAACGGCCGTCAGATCTCACAACTTTATCTGTTGGCTCCTGGTGCGCAGACGGCGGGTGGTGGCACCTATGACAACATCCGTTTCTCAGGCCGCGCGAACCAGCAAAATGCCGTTCGCTTCGATGGTGTCGAGGCGTCTTCGATCGTAGATGCTTCGCCAGGCAATCTGAATGGCCAGACCTCTTCGAGCTTCCGCTTGCAGGCAAGCCTCGAGACGGTGCAGGAGTTCCGGGTGGAGTCCAGTAACTATCCGGCTGAGTATGGCACCGGCACCGGCGGACAGATCAGTATCATCACCAAGTCGGGTGGCAACCAGCTCCATGGCAGCGTTTTTGAATACCTCCGTAACGATGCCTTGGACGCGCGGAACTTCTTCGATGGCACGGATAAGTCTCCTCTGCGCCTGAACCAGTTTGGCGCCTCGCTCGGTGGCGCGATCCTCAAGGACAAGCTCTTTGCTTTCGGTCACTATGAAGGGCTTCGCCAGCGCGCGGGCTTTCCGCTTGTCGGGCAGACTCCTAGCCTGGCGGTGCGCAATCTTCCGGTCTGTGGCGCGAGCGTCACCGGGCGCTGCGTCGATGCAGCGATTAAGCCTCTCTTTGGCGCCTTTCCGATCGGCAATCGCGGCCCCACTTCCAATCCGGATTTCGATCTTGCGCAGTTGGACGGACGAGCGGTTGTCAACGAAAATTCAGGCAGCTTGCGCCTCGACTATCGCCAGAGCGACAAGAACTCCTTCTATGTCCGCTGGTTCCGCGATGACGGTACCTCTACTTCTCCCTTTGACGTCTCTGGCAGCGCCTTCGAGCAGAAGGCCGTGGCCCAGAATGGTGTGCTCCAATGGCAGCGGATCATTTCGCCCAACCTCATCAATGAGGCGAAGATCGGATACAACGGCCCCAAGACCCGTACCAACGGCGTTGCGCCCACGGTGCCTGGAGTTGACCTCTCTGGCGTCACACTGAACATTACCGGCGCTACGGTGCTGGTTGGGATCGGTGGTCAGGGCGCGAGTGCGGGTGTCTCCATTCCCAGCGGACAGGTTCGCGCCAATAGCTCGACGAATGGCCGTGGCCAGCCTTATACGAATTACTCTCTCAGCTATGTCGATAGCCTGAGCTGGATCAAGGGTTCCCACAATATCAAGATGGGCGGCGAGTTCCGCCAGGTCCGGATGTACACCGACCGTCTGGGCGGCGTGAGTTATGCCTTCAGTAATCTCAACGCGTTTCTTGCGAATACACCAACCATCAGCATCAACGGCGATCTCAGCGCACCGAGTCCGTTCAACAATGGCGCGACCGGCAACCGCCTGGCTAAGACCGAGATGTTCAGCACCTACATTCAGGACGAATACAAGATGCGTCCGAACCTGACGATCAACTACGGCCTGCGCTACGAATACTACACGCCCATGCGGGAGGATCGGAATCTGGTGGTGCTCTACAACATCGTCACCGGCAAGCTGGATGCTCCTGGCAGCCGGCCCTTCTATGAGACCTCGAAGCTTGGCTTTGGCCCTCGTCTCGGCATCAGTTGGTCGCCTACTGCGCTGCAGGGGAAAACGGTCTTCCGTGTCGGCGGTGGTTATTATTATGGTCCCGGTCAGGGCGAGGATCTCATTCAGCCGATCGAGAGCGATCGCGTGAGCACCACGGCCAGCGGAAAGTATCCGATCGACGCACTGAGTGTCATCAAGAACTTCAACGTCAATACTGCGACCGGCATCGGGGTTCGCGCTTATGCCCCCGGCTATCGCATTCCGGAGAAGGTTCTTTCTTATACCGCTTCGATGCAGCATGCTCTGCCGGGCGGCGTCATTCTCCAATTGGCTTATGTCGGAAGCCAGGGGCGCAATCTGTTCCTGCGCAGCATCGCGAACAAGGTGACCGGCTTTACGATGAATCCGACGACCGGTGTGGCTAGCGCCGTCCGGCAGTTCGGTTCGCAGTTTGGGGAAATCGACTATAAGACGACTGGTGGCACCGATCATTACGATTCGCTTCAGACCTCCGTCAACCGGCGCTATTCCCATGGCTTCACGCTGGGCGCGCAGTGGACTTACGGTCATAGCATCGGCAACACGGGCGGTTCCAATGAAGCGAACACTGCTTCCAACAACTACAGCTTTGCCGCAGATCGCGGGAATAACGCCTTCGACGTACGGCATAGCATGAACATCTCGGCGATGTATGAACTGCCTTTTGGCAAAGGACGCCGTTATGCTTCGAGCTTGGGCCGCACGGCTGACCTGATTGCGGGTGGCTGGCAGTTGGGCGGCATCGTGAATGCGCGCACAGGGCTCCCGCTCGACATTCGCATCACGCGCCCCGATATTGTTTATCGGGACACTCGGAACAACACGATTGTGAACTCTCCGATTGTTCTTGGAGATGGCACGATTGCGACTGTGCCGGTGATCAACGTGCCCGGTGGCGGTAACTCACGTGACGTTCGCTTTCCGGATGTCGTTGCCGGTGTGAACCCTTTCCTGACGGGCGGCGACAAGCGGATGATGATCAATCCGGCAGCGTTCACCACTCCGGCTCCTGGTACCTTCGGGAACCTTGGTCGAGGGGCGCTGCATGGTCCTGGACTTTCGCAGTTTGACTTGACGCTGCACAAGAAGTTCACGATTACAGAGCGCATCAACACCGAGTTCCGCTTTGAGGCCTATAACCTGTTCAACCGGGCCAATTTTGCCAATCCGGTGGTGCGTCTCAACAACGTACTCGGAACTGGAACCAATCAGTTGCAACCGGGCCAGGCGTATAACGCGACAACCGGCGGTAGCTTTGGAAGCGCTCTCCAGACTGTAGAGTCTGCTGTTGGGCTGGGCGCGCAGCGTCAGATCCAGTTGTCTTTACGGCTGAGCTTCTAA
- a CDS encoding PIN-like domain-containing protein produces the protein MNPLLDEFREYCPLTADEMVALSSPLYVFDSNALLEFYRYSRSVRDEFISVLKQLRHNLFIPYQVALDFHRNRVDVIAELQALGDQAIRTLDEKLVEVKNAIEEILTHKQHSSTEKSDLLAAFQNQLIALRETVVLGAQQHDATFSDDPVLNAVHELIEGRIGPPLSEEELEFIPLKNEGERTDHIVWQEILSHGREAKRAVILVTTDDKRDWIWRSHGKEILIRPDLRRQFHEVVGQPVWSITPEFFLEVATERLAQPMEDLPVPQPTEVILSKSTGIPCFHLESKQQTPLKLVANGPTLAESVEYSVWPNAKTRK, from the coding sequence ATGAACCCGTTACTCGATGAGTTTCGCGAATATTGTCCGCTCACGGCGGACGAGATGGTTGCTCTGAGCTCGCCGTTATATGTCTTCGATTCAAATGCTCTGTTGGAGTTTTACCGTTATTCACGCTCGGTTCGCGATGAATTTATTTCTGTTCTCAAGCAGCTTCGACACAATCTTTTTATTCCGTATCAAGTTGCTTTAGATTTTCACCGCAATCGAGTGGATGTCATTGCAGAACTCCAGGCGCTGGGAGATCAGGCAATCCGCACTCTGGATGAAAAATTAGTGGAGGTGAAGAATGCAATTGAGGAAATTCTCACTCACAAGCAACACTCTTCTACGGAAAAATCCGACTTACTCGCTGCATTTCAGAATCAACTGATTGCTCTCCGCGAAACAGTTGTTCTTGGAGCCCAACAACATGATGCAACCTTCAGCGACGATCCGGTTCTGAATGCCGTTCATGAACTCATCGAAGGGCGCATTGGTCCCCCACTCTCCGAGGAAGAACTCGAGTTCATTCCTCTTAAAAATGAGGGCGAGCGTACGGACCACATTGTTTGGCAAGAGATTCTGAGTCACGGTAGAGAAGCCAAGCGCGCCGTGATCCTTGTCACCACCGATGACAAGAGAGACTGGATCTGGCGTTCCCACGGCAAAGAGATCTTGATCCGTCCAGACTTGCGCCGCCAGTTTCATGAGGTGGTGGGGCAGCCTGTGTGGTCGATTACGCCAGAGTTTTTTCTGGAAGTTGCCACGGAGCGGCTCGCACAGCCCATGGAGGACCTTCCGGTTCCGCAGCCCACAGAAGTCATCCTGTCAAAATCCACAGGAATCCCGTGCTTTCACCTTGAATCCAAACAGCAAACGCCGCTGAAACTGGTTGCGAATGGCCCCACCCTCGCCGAGAGCGTCGAATATTCCGTTTGGCCAAACGCCAAAACACGCAAGTAG
- a CDS encoding PQQ-binding-like beta-propeller repeat protein, with amino-acid sequence MRFPSLLLLSLSLLAAEPQYSPLKQITPANVAKLAKAWEFDTNDAFQGSEMQCRPVFSKGILYVTSPKGRLLALDAASGQQRWAFDPNPANQRATKFRNRGVTLYESGTTTRIFYSIRQHLYAIDGATGKPVPSFGAGGKIDLREGLGRPAATLSVSNTSPGAIYKDLLILGSIVSEDLPAAPGFIRAYDVHTGALRWTFHTIPQPGEPGAETWPAGAHEWTGGANNWSGMTLDAARGTVFVPTGSASFDFYGANRVGDNLYANCLLALDASSGKLKWHFQFVKHDVWDRDLPTAPVLVTVKRNGRKVEAVAQATKSGFVFVFDRDSGKPLFDLKEVEVEASAIPGEKLATKQVLPLKPPPFARQQVTEEILTTRTPEAHQAALARFRKLKTGPQFTPPSTEGTFVFPGFDGGAEWGGQAFDPKTGLFYVNANEMAWILRIVPRVNSSADAKALYDRNCASCHRPDLAGTPPEFPSLIGIATKLPTDDIRRIIREGAGRMPAFSKLTAIELRALTNYIATGANEAIASTDRSLNPQLPYTTDGYNKFLDSEGYPAIQPPWGTLSAIDLNKGTIAWQVPLGEHPKLNQPNTGSENYGGPIVTASGLVFIAATNFDQKIRAFDKRNGKLLWQSALPASGNATPEVYEWQGRQYLVIACGGGKSGAPSGSKYVAFALPQQ; translated from the coding sequence ATGCGTTTTCCGTCCCTTCTTCTCCTGAGCCTTTCCCTGCTCGCCGCAGAGCCGCAATACTCCCCGCTCAAACAAATTACGCCAGCGAATGTCGCGAAGCTTGCCAAAGCCTGGGAATTTGATACAAACGATGCATTCCAAGGCTCCGAGATGCAGTGCCGCCCCGTGTTCTCAAAAGGCATCCTCTATGTCACCAGCCCGAAAGGGCGGCTCCTTGCCCTCGATGCGGCCAGCGGCCAGCAGCGTTGGGCCTTTGATCCGAATCCAGCCAACCAGCGAGCCACCAAGTTCCGCAATCGCGGCGTCACACTGTACGAATCAGGCACCACCACACGGATCTTCTACAGCATCCGGCAGCATCTCTATGCCATTGACGGAGCGACAGGCAAGCCGGTGCCCAGTTTTGGAGCGGGCGGAAAGATCGATCTGCGTGAGGGTCTGGGCAGGCCCGCCGCGACGCTCTCCGTATCGAACACCAGTCCTGGGGCCATCTACAAGGATTTACTGATCCTCGGCAGTATCGTGAGTGAAGACCTGCCTGCGGCTCCCGGTTTCATCCGGGCCTACGACGTTCATACCGGCGCTCTTCGCTGGACCTTTCACACCATCCCCCAGCCTGGCGAACCGGGCGCGGAGACTTGGCCGGCAGGTGCTCACGAATGGACTGGCGGCGCAAACAACTGGTCCGGAATGACACTCGATGCGGCACGCGGAACGGTCTTTGTTCCGACGGGAAGCGCGAGTTTCGACTTTTATGGCGCAAATCGTGTGGGCGACAACCTGTACGCAAATTGTCTTTTAGCTCTAGATGCTAGCTCCGGAAAATTAAAGTGGCACTTCCAATTTGTCAAGCACGACGTCTGGGACCGCGACCTCCCCACGGCCCCTGTGCTGGTGACAGTCAAGCGGAATGGACGCAAGGTGGAAGCAGTCGCCCAGGCCACAAAATCCGGCTTCGTTTTTGTGTTTGATCGCGACTCCGGCAAGCCGCTTTTCGATCTGAAGGAAGTCGAGGTGGAAGCCTCCGCCATCCCTGGCGAAAAACTCGCCACCAAGCAGGTGCTCCCGCTGAAACCACCGCCTTTCGCACGCCAGCAGGTGACCGAAGAGATTCTCACCACCCGGACCCCGGAAGCACACCAGGCCGCGCTCGCACGCTTCCGGAAGCTGAAGACTGGCCCGCAATTCACCCCGCCCTCTACGGAAGGAACCTTTGTATTCCCTGGCTTTGATGGTGGAGCCGAATGGGGAGGCCAGGCATTCGACCCCAAAACGGGTTTGTTTTATGTCAATGCGAACGAGATGGCCTGGATACTCCGTATCGTGCCGAGAGTCAATTCCAGTGCCGATGCAAAGGCGCTCTATGACCGCAATTGTGCCAGTTGCCATCGGCCCGACCTCGCCGGAACGCCTCCCGAATTCCCAAGCCTCATCGGGATCGCCACCAAACTCCCAACCGATGACATCCGCCGCATCATTCGTGAAGGAGCCGGCCGCATGCCAGCCTTTTCAAAACTAACCGCCATTGAACTGCGAGCCCTCACAAACTATATCGCCACAGGTGCCAATGAAGCCATCGCAAGCACCGACCGGAGCCTCAACCCGCAGCTTCCATATACTACCGATGGCTATAACAAGTTCCTCGACTCCGAAGGTTATCCCGCTATCCAACCCCCTTGGGGAACGCTCAGCGCCATCGACCTCAACAAAGGAACCATCGCGTGGCAAGTTCCACTGGGCGAGCACCCCAAACTCAATCAACCCAACACCGGAAGCGAGAACTATGGCGGTCCCATTGTGACGGCGAGTGGATTAGTGTTTATCGCCGCTACCAATTTCGATCAGAAGATCCGAGCCTTTGACAAACGCAATGGCAAATTGCTTTGGCAGTCTGCGCTTCCCGCTTCAGGAAACGCAACGCCTGAAGTCTATGAATGGCAAGGGCGGCAGTATCTGGTCATTGCCTGTGGGGGAGGAAAGAGCGGAGCACCGTCCGGCTCAAAATATGTTGCATTCGCGCTGCCACAACAATGA